Proteins encoded within one genomic window of Prochlorococcus marinus str. MIT 9515:
- the gshA gene encoding glutamate--cysteine ligase, with the protein MHNYNLYKGFEVELFTGSKNNHIGVSDEIEKTFSNFVKEPDNRNVEYITNPEKDYKVSYQNLLEPRKHLRQWLSNRDLTIIPSSTLCFKHDSKFQRSDKNNVYHQFIQDNYGISIATSSVHINLGIDNLDKLFAAIRLVRCEASLYLSISASSPFLNNKITNNHSQRWIQFPKTPNKVPFFNNHENYIQWIDENIKKGKMHNIRHFWSSIRPNGPQRPHVLDRLELRICDYVSDIDLLLAITALLELRVIHLFENMTTLDPLITSQFSMDQLTKICDQNEIKAAQNSLDAELIHWRDGKKVICREWIRDLLVELSLTAEKFDMVHLLKPIYKVLDEGNQSMNWIKQYREGLSIEDIMKYTIREMIKTEQKSI; encoded by the coding sequence ATGCATAATTATAATTTGTATAAAGGCTTTGAAGTCGAACTCTTTACTGGTTCTAAAAATAATCATATTGGAGTTTCTGATGAGATAGAAAAAACATTTTCGAATTTTGTCAAAGAGCCGGATAACAGAAATGTCGAATATATTACAAATCCAGAAAAAGATTATAAAGTCAGTTATCAAAACTTATTAGAGCCTAGAAAGCATTTAAGGCAATGGTTAAGTAATAGAGATTTGACCATAATTCCTTCATCTACATTGTGTTTTAAACATGATAGTAAGTTTCAACGTTCTGATAAAAATAATGTTTATCATCAATTTATTCAAGATAACTATGGCATATCAATTGCTACTTCAAGTGTTCATATAAATTTAGGTATTGATAATTTAGATAAACTTTTTGCTGCTATTAGACTTGTTAGGTGTGAGGCTTCTTTGTATTTATCAATAAGTGCAAGCTCTCCTTTTTTGAATAATAAAATTACTAATAATCATTCACAGAGATGGATCCAATTCCCTAAAACACCAAACAAAGTGCCATTTTTTAATAATCATGAAAACTATATACAATGGATTGATGAAAATATTAAGAAGGGAAAAATGCATAATATTAGACATTTTTGGTCTTCTATTCGCCCAAATGGTCCTCAAAGACCCCATGTTTTAGACCGTTTGGAATTAAGGATTTGTGATTATGTTTCAGATATTGATTTATTGTTGGCAATAACGGCCTTACTTGAACTTAGAGTTATTCATCTATTTGAAAATATGACGACTTTAGATCCGTTAATTACTAGTCAGTTTTCTATGGATCAATTAACAAAAATATGCGATCAAAATGAAATAAAAGCTGCACAAAACAGTTTAGACGCTGAATTAATTCATTGGAGAGATGGGAAGAAAGTGATTTGTAGAGAATGGATAAGAGATTTATTAGTGGAGTTATCTCTAACTGCAGAAAAATTTGATATGGTTCATCTTTTGAAACCTATCTATAAAGTTCTTGATGAAGGAAATCAATCTATGAATTGGATTAAGCAATATAGAGAAGGATTATCTATTGAGGATATTATGAAATATACTATTAGAGAAATGATAAAAACTGAACAAAAAAGTATTTAA
- a CDS encoding photosystem I reaction center subunit II PsaD has protein sequence MTETLVGQFPKHIGSTGGLLNSAETEEKYAISWNSSKEQAFELPTGGAAVMHEGDNLMYFARKEQCLALGTQLRGFKPRIEAFKIYRIFPGGDIEFLHPKDGVFPEKVNEGREKVGHNPRRIGENPNPAGLKFTTKKTFE, from the coding sequence ATGACTGAAACTTTAGTTGGTCAATTTCCAAAGCATATTGGCAGTACTGGCGGGTTACTAAACTCTGCCGAAACTGAGGAGAAATATGCAATTTCGTGGAATAGCTCAAAGGAACAAGCATTTGAATTACCAACTGGTGGGGCTGCTGTTATGCATGAGGGAGATAATTTAATGTACTTTGCCAGAAAGGAACAATGTTTAGCTCTAGGTACTCAATTGAGGGGTTTTAAACCTAGGATTGAAGCATTTAAGATTTATAGAATTTTCCCTGGGGGAGATATTGAATTCTTACATCCAAAAGATGGAGTATTCCCCGAAAAAGTTAATGAGGGCAGAGAAAAAGTTGGCCATAATCCAAGAAGAATAGGAGAGAATCCAAATCCTGCAGGTTTAAAATTTACAACTAAAAAAACTTTTGAATAA
- a CDS encoding ribonuclease D, with amino-acid sequence MNNTQKNEKITLYNNDITQNLYNIYKDSSYLAVDTEAMGLIHGRDRLCLIQISNEFHLTSCIKIELNNSDSPHIKKLFEDNKIMKIFHYARFDVAALKCNLNINTNNIFCTKIASKLARTYTHKHGLKELIHELIGIELDKSSQSSDWGSCEDLSDKQIDYAANDVKYLIEAMRKLRIILEREGRYDLAQKCFQTIPVHSELDILKFSNIFEH; translated from the coding sequence ATGAATAATACTCAAAAAAATGAAAAAATAACTCTCTACAATAATGACATAACCCAAAACTTATATAATATCTATAAGGATTCCTCTTATTTAGCTGTAGATACTGAGGCAATGGGATTAATACATGGAAGAGATCGGCTATGTTTAATTCAAATATCTAATGAATTTCATTTAACTTCATGCATAAAGATAGAACTTAATAACTCAGATTCACCCCACATAAAAAAATTATTTGAAGATAATAAAATAATGAAAATATTTCATTACGCAAGATTTGATGTGGCAGCTCTAAAATGTAACTTAAACATCAATACAAACAATATTTTTTGTACAAAAATAGCTAGTAAATTGGCTAGGACATATACACATAAACATGGCTTAAAAGAGTTAATCCATGAATTAATAGGAATAGAATTAGATAAAAGTTCGCAAAGTAGTGATTGGGGTAGTTGCGAGGATTTATCTGACAAACAAATTGATTATGCTGCGAATGACGTTAAATATCTGATAGAAGCAATGCGCAAATTAAGAATCATTCTTGAGAGAGAAGGAAGATATGACTTGGCTCAGAAATGTTTTCAAACTATTCCGGTTCATTCTGAATTAGATATATTAAAGTTTTCTAATATATTTGAGCATTAA
- a CDS encoding lipid-A-disaccharide synthase-related protein produces the protein MQSSALPLGHAADRDFVESPNDPTSNPSQSLLIICNGHGEDVIALEIIKRFLKKIKIKTIEVMPLVGNGKVFDSIQSKNFSKIGHLAELPSGGFSNQSVKGFILDLFAGFLIHNLKNFLIIRGKAKDHYKIIAVGDLLPLFFAWSSKCEFSFIGTPKSDHTWSSGPGWSLSDFYHKFKGSEWDPWEMYLMRSTKCKSLIMRDEITANNLNKKKISAKYFGNPMMDFVDKKNEKNTNLVKDKRIILLIGSRFPEALHNLDVFLDCLEDLKLSTDLIILLPLSTNANVITIKKHLINNGYSKQRNNQFMVGENSVWKNKDKYILLGKSTFHKWANMASVGLSNAGTATEQITGLGVPSVSLPGAGPQFTKSFAKRQSRLLGGSVLVCDNKKTLVDNLEILINKKHHRLKQVKIGMKRMGKSGASKKIVEYINLSLLA, from the coding sequence TTGCAATCCTCTGCCTTACCACTTGGCCATGCCGCCGATAGAGATTTTGTTGAATCACCTAATGATCCTACCAGTAACCCGTCTCAATCTCTATTAATTATATGTAATGGGCATGGTGAAGATGTAATCGCATTAGAAATAATAAAAAGATTTTTAAAAAAAATAAAAATTAAAACAATTGAAGTTATGCCATTGGTTGGAAATGGTAAAGTGTTTGACTCAATTCAGTCAAAAAATTTTAGTAAAATTGGTCATCTTGCAGAATTACCAAGCGGAGGTTTTAGTAATCAGAGTGTTAAGGGTTTTATTCTTGATTTATTTGCAGGTTTTTTGATACATAATTTAAAAAATTTTTTAATTATAAGAGGAAAGGCAAAAGATCATTACAAAATTATTGCTGTAGGGGATTTGTTGCCTTTATTTTTTGCATGGAGTTCAAAATGTGAATTTAGTTTTATTGGTACTCCCAAAAGTGACCATACATGGAGTAGTGGCCCGGGATGGTCTTTGAGTGATTTTTATCATAAATTCAAAGGTTCTGAATGGGATCCTTGGGAAATGTATCTAATGAGATCTACTAAATGTAAAAGTTTAATAATGAGAGATGAAATTACAGCAAATAATTTAAATAAAAAAAAGATTAGTGCGAAATACTTTGGTAATCCAATGATGGATTTTGTAGATAAAAAAAATGAAAAAAATACAAATCTTGTTAAAGATAAAAGGATTATTTTATTAATAGGTAGTAGATTTCCTGAAGCCTTACATAATCTTGATGTTTTTTTAGATTGTCTAGAAGATTTAAAATTATCAACTGATTTGATTATTCTTTTGCCTTTAAGTACTAATGCTAATGTTATAACTATCAAGAAACATTTAATAAATAATGGTTATTCGAAACAACGAAATAATCAATTTATGGTTGGTGAAAATTCAGTTTGGAAAAATAAGGATAAATATATTTTGTTAGGTAAAAGTACTTTTCATAAATGGGCTAATATGGCTTCTGTTGGGTTATCAAATGCAGGTACAGCTACAGAACAAATTACTGGTCTTGGAGTACCCTCAGTTTCTCTTCCAGGGGCGGGTCCTCAATTTACAAAATCATTTGCAAAAAGACAGTCTCGATTATTAGGAGGTAGCGTATTAGTCTGTGATAATAAAAAAACTCTTGTAGATAATTTAGAGATATTAATTAATAAAAAACACCACAGATTAAAACAAGTGAAAATTGGTATGAAACGAATGGGGAAAAGCGGTGCCAGTAAAAAAATTGTGGAGTACATAAATTTAAGTTTGTTAGCTTAA
- the hemF gene encoding oxygen-dependent coproporphyrinogen oxidase, with amino-acid sequence MSKEPPNNSREKTKNLLLKLQDNICKNLENIDGKAKFTEESWLREEGGGGRSRVLKNGSIFEQAGVNFSEVYGKELPQSIISQRPEAKGHEWFATGTSMVLHPKNPFIPTVHLNYRYFEAGPVWWFGGGADLTPYYPYLSDVRHFHKEHSNACEKVNKKLHLVFKPWCDEYFFLKHRNESRGIGGIFYDYQDGSGNIYKGSNKDGNAYKESNNIGELNLNWNNLFALAENCGEAFLSSYQPIIEKRVSQNYTKEEREFQLYRRGRYVEFNLVWDRGTIFGLQTNGRTESILMSLPPLARWEYGYKAKQGSREDLLTKIFTRPQDWQNDKVLEEFCLENNIFD; translated from the coding sequence ATGTCTAAAGAACCCCCTAATAATTCAAGAGAAAAGACTAAGAATCTCTTACTAAAATTACAAGATAATATTTGCAAAAACCTGGAAAATATTGATGGGAAAGCAAAATTCACTGAGGAATCTTGGCTTAGAGAAGAAGGTGGAGGAGGGAGATCTAGAGTTTTAAAAAATGGCTCGATTTTTGAGCAGGCTGGAGTCAATTTCTCAGAGGTATATGGTAAAGAGCTTCCTCAGTCAATCATCTCACAAAGACCAGAAGCTAAAGGTCACGAATGGTTTGCCACCGGCACATCAATGGTATTGCATCCTAAAAATCCTTTCATACCCACAGTTCATCTTAATTATCGTTATTTCGAGGCAGGACCAGTTTGGTGGTTTGGTGGAGGTGCCGATCTGACTCCATATTACCCTTATTTATCTGATGTGAGACATTTTCATAAAGAGCATAGTAATGCCTGTGAAAAAGTTAATAAAAAACTTCACCTGGTATTCAAGCCATGGTGTGATGAATATTTCTTTTTGAAACACAGAAATGAATCAAGAGGAATTGGAGGTATCTTTTATGACTATCAAGATGGTTCCGGTAATATCTATAAAGGCAGCAACAAAGATGGCAATGCCTACAAAGAATCTAATAATATTGGCGAGTTAAACTTAAATTGGAATAATTTATTTGCATTAGCAGAAAATTGTGGAGAAGCATTTTTAAGTTCATATCAACCGATAATTGAAAAAAGAGTCAGCCAAAACTACACAAAAGAAGAGAGAGAATTTCAACTTTATAGAAGAGGACGATACGTTGAATTTAATTTAGTTTGGGACAGAGGAACAATTTTTGGATTACAAACAAATGGTAGAACTGAATCTATATTAATGTCATTGCCACCCCTAGCTAGATGGGAATATGGTTATAAAGCCAAGCAAGGATCTAGAGAAGATTTACTCACTAAAATTTTTACAAGGCCTCAAGATTGGCAAAATGATAAGGTTTTAGAAGAATTTTGTTTAGAAAATAATATTTTTGATTAA
- a CDS encoding sensor histidine kinase, which translates to MKSQITIKKIQDLLLQGLHTTYVDDETSRRIWWASLAVIQENFLSHSAQEGGIWVASPLPALTEKKCLSKMKGWLWSPEGFPYFQMDNAGFLPLDHSRKVKEDSSKFNRNYKVLTLNEKDGFEPFLIILTKNFQCLLTIAGEKNKRNLLMRCDEKSLKTVIELIDAKLNQENFEEALNFRNEIKNLGHLNINDEFEKNFWPNLSSKLANLIPKLSVQSAVKNDDEKHQLTEAKLLQVISHEVRTPLATIRTLISSTLRKYNMDESMRNRLIQIDNECNEQIDRFGLIFNAAELVSNNESLPNQLARINLGEILYKLVPVWSKQLKRRGISLEIDIPKQLPEILSDSEKLELMLRGLIDRNTRGLREGSSLILELRPAGQKLKLQLKVKKFDIGINQIDNKEISSDIGPVLNWNPQTGSLQLSQIATQKLLASLGGHVTQRRDTGLTVFFPTSDSSDL; encoded by the coding sequence ATGAAATCTCAAATAACTATAAAGAAAATTCAAGATTTACTTTTGCAAGGATTACATACTACATATGTTGATGATGAGACTTCTAGGCGGATTTGGTGGGCCTCTTTAGCGGTTATTCAAGAAAACTTCCTTTCTCATTCAGCTCAAGAAGGAGGGATTTGGGTAGCCTCTCCTTTGCCAGCTCTAACAGAAAAAAAATGCCTAAGTAAAATGAAAGGCTGGTTATGGTCTCCCGAGGGTTTTCCATATTTTCAAATGGATAATGCCGGGTTTTTGCCATTAGATCATTCTAGAAAAGTCAAAGAAGATAGCAGTAAATTTAATCGTAATTACAAAGTCCTAACTTTAAATGAAAAGGATGGTTTCGAGCCTTTTTTAATAATTCTTACAAAAAATTTTCAATGTCTTTTAACAATTGCAGGAGAAAAAAACAAAAGAAATTTACTTATGAGATGTGATGAAAAGAGTCTCAAAACTGTAATTGAGTTGATTGATGCGAAATTGAATCAAGAAAATTTTGAGGAGGCGCTTAATTTTCGTAATGAAATTAAAAATTTAGGACATCTTAATATCAATGATGAATTTGAAAAAAATTTTTGGCCTAATTTATCTTCTAAGTTGGCAAACCTAATTCCTAAATTAAGTGTTCAGAGTGCAGTTAAAAATGATGATGAAAAGCATCAATTAACAGAGGCAAAGTTATTACAAGTTATTTCTCATGAAGTCAGAACTCCTTTAGCAACAATAAGGACTTTAATAAGCTCTACTCTTAGAAAATATAATATGGACGAATCAATGAGAAACCGTTTAATTCAAATTGATAATGAGTGTAATGAGCAAATTGATAGATTTGGTCTTATTTTCAATGCTGCGGAACTTGTCAGTAATAATGAATCCCTCCCAAATCAATTGGCAAGAATAAATTTAGGGGAAATCTTATATAAATTGGTACCTGTTTGGAGTAAACAATTGAAACGACGAGGAATTTCACTGGAAATTGACATACCTAAACAACTTCCTGAAATTTTGAGTGATTCAGAAAAACTAGAATTAATGTTAAGAGGACTAATCGACAGAAACACAAGAGGATTAAGAGAAGGTAGCAGTTTAATCTTAGAGTTACGCCCAGCGGGACAAAAATTAAAGCTTCAATTAAAAGTAAAAAAATTTGATATAGGTATTAACCAAATTGATAATAAAGAAATAAGTTCAGATATCGGTCCAGTACTAAATTGGAATCCTCAGACAGGAAGTTTACAATTAAGTCAGATTGCCACACAAAAATTACTGGCGAGTCTAGGAGGCCATGTTACTCAGAGAAGGGACACTGGGCTGACAGTATTTTTTCCTACTTCGGATTCAAGTGATTTATAA
- a CDS encoding cofactor assembly of complex C subunit B, giving the protein MTYSLNSTLLLTILLGIGLFFFLRASSKDRTTVVEITSSQKPLEVLKVMYEWLNLRGWKQSGGNFEQRILIFKGQVVSSKLLAIFLSLLGGFGSCALGLVIIQIFPTLGWWPILLGFIGGPLSGMIYFKKSAREEKFELRLISNDNNEDMTSMRLRAHRDELISLENELSDRLKLKSDGSLFKTPI; this is encoded by the coding sequence ATGACTTATTCTCTTAATTCAACATTATTACTTACGATTCTTCTTGGGATAGGTTTATTTTTTTTTCTAAGAGCCTCTAGTAAAGATAGAACAACAGTAGTTGAAATAACTTCATCTCAAAAACCATTAGAAGTGTTAAAAGTAATGTATGAATGGCTTAATTTAAGAGGCTGGAAACAGTCTGGTGGAAATTTTGAACAAAGAATTTTAATCTTTAAGGGACAGGTTGTATCTAGTAAATTATTGGCAATCTTTTTAAGTTTGCTTGGTGGCTTTGGATCTTGTGCTCTAGGGTTAGTAATTATTCAAATCTTCCCAACTTTAGGATGGTGGCCTATCCTATTAGGTTTTATTGGAGGCCCTTTATCAGGAATGATCTACTTTAAGAAGTCAGCTAGGGAAGAAAAATTTGAATTAAGATTAATAAGTAATGATAACAATGAAGATATGACCTCAATGAGATTAAGAGCTCATAGAGATGAATTAATATCTCTTGAAAATGAACTGAGTGATAGGCTCAAATTAAAAAGTGATGGTTCTTTGTTTAAAACACCTATCTAG
- a CDS encoding Mrp/NBP35 family ATP-binding protein produces MTTVEDANNALSKILDSGSKKNLIELAWIKNVRVVIPRIIITLSLPSFANSQRDRIVKEVRNNLLQFEDINDVQIEIDNNLSQSNSKSESNVPELKNIKGIKHIIAISSGKGGVGKSTIAVNIACSLAKLGLKTGLLDADIYGPNTPAMLGVTEENPTVTDGSGNDSRLIPINKFGISLVSMGFLIEEGQPVIWRGPMLNSIIKQFLYQVEWSNLDFLVIDLPPGTGDAQISLSQSVPISGAIVVTTPQQVSLQDARRGLAMFKQLGVPLLGVVENMSVFIPPDMPNKKYEIFGKGGGKILAGENNLPLLAQIPIEITLVNESNKGIPISISEPDKESSIRFKELALLIKKTFIN; encoded by the coding sequence ATGACTACAGTCGAAGATGCGAATAATGCTTTATCAAAGATTCTGGATTCTGGATCGAAGAAAAATCTCATTGAATTAGCTTGGATTAAAAACGTTAGAGTAGTTATACCTAGAATAATAATCACTCTATCATTACCCTCCTTCGCAAATTCACAGAGAGATAGAATAGTAAAAGAAGTAAGAAATAATCTTCTTCAATTCGAGGATATTAATGACGTACAAATAGAAATAGATAACAACCTTTCTCAATCAAATTCCAAAAGTGAAAGTAATGTTCCTGAGTTAAAGAACATAAAAGGAATAAAACATATTATTGCTATTAGTAGCGGTAAAGGAGGTGTTGGGAAAAGTACGATAGCAGTTAATATTGCATGCTCATTAGCTAAATTAGGACTTAAAACAGGTTTGTTAGATGCTGATATTTATGGGCCTAATACTCCTGCAATGCTTGGAGTTACTGAAGAAAATCCAACAGTGACAGATGGTAGCGGTAATGATTCAAGATTAATACCCATTAATAAGTTTGGAATTTCATTAGTCTCAATGGGGTTTTTGATAGAAGAAGGACAACCAGTGATATGGCGAGGACCAATGTTAAATAGCATAATAAAACAATTCCTTTATCAAGTTGAATGGAGTAATCTTGACTTTTTGGTGATTGATTTACCTCCAGGGACAGGAGATGCTCAGATATCTCTATCTCAGTCTGTCCCTATTTCAGGCGCAATTGTTGTGACAACGCCTCAACAAGTATCTTTGCAAGATGCAAGAAGAGGTTTAGCAATGTTTAAGCAACTTGGCGTCCCATTATTGGGTGTTGTAGAAAATATGTCTGTATTTATTCCTCCTGATATGCCCAATAAAAAATATGAAATTTTTGGTAAAGGAGGTGGAAAAATCTTAGCTGGAGAAAATAATTTGCCATTACTTGCTCAAATTCCTATTGAAATAACACTTGTTAATGAGAGTAATAAAGGGATTCCAATTTCAATCAGTGAACCAGATAAAGAAAGTTCTATTAGATTTAAAGAGTTGGCTCTATTAATTAAAAAAACATTTATTAATTAG
- the rodA gene encoding rod shape-determining protein RodA, with translation MINEISLLQNKRFFQKKDKFDRKNFFSPLVLIPLVLVFISSILIKSVQIEFLQSDFLNHLFTGLFGYFLAILISYIPIERIRKYLIPFYFCSLISLLLIYFFGLSIYGAQRWLSLGIFSFQPSEVAKLSTILILALVLEKKSISSIKDLLFPFFIVVVPWLLIFFQPDLGTSLVLIVLTFVMLYWSKMPIEWILILGFCLLTSVFYFVSPNLLIFWIPFMGYLAYRSSQNKISFSIFTLALHSLVVKLTPIMWEFGLKDYQKDRLILFLDPNRDPLGGGYHLIQSKIAIGSGGLFGTGLLNGKLTNLQFIPEQHTDFIFSALGEELGFLGCILVLFLFFILISQLVKISKNARTNFESLIVIGIASTFLFQIIINLFMTIGLGPVTGIPLPFMSYGRTSLLINFICIGLALSTLNRSRSLRNK, from the coding sequence ATGATCAACGAAATTTCTTTGCTACAGAATAAGAGATTTTTTCAAAAGAAAGATAAATTTGATCGAAAAAATTTTTTTTCACCTTTAGTTCTAATACCTTTAGTATTGGTTTTCATTTCAAGTATTTTAATAAAAAGTGTACAAATAGAATTTTTACAATCAGATTTTTTAAATCATCTTTTCACAGGCTTATTTGGCTATTTTTTAGCGATTTTGATTTCATACATACCAATTGAAAGAATTAGAAAATATTTGATCCCGTTTTATTTTTGTTCTTTAATTTCATTACTTTTGATTTATTTTTTTGGGCTCTCAATTTATGGAGCTCAAAGATGGCTTAGCTTAGGCATTTTTTCTTTTCAACCATCGGAAGTCGCTAAATTGAGTACGATTTTAATTCTTGCTTTAGTGCTAGAAAAAAAATCTATTTCTTCTATAAAAGATCTACTATTTCCTTTTTTTATAGTGGTTGTTCCTTGGTTGTTAATATTTTTTCAACCTGATTTAGGAACTTCTTTGGTTTTAATAGTATTGACTTTTGTAATGCTTTATTGGTCCAAGATGCCCATAGAGTGGATACTCATTTTAGGATTTTGTCTTTTAACATCAGTATTCTATTTCGTTTCTCCAAACTTGCTTATTTTTTGGATTCCTTTTATGGGTTATTTAGCTTATAGGTCTTCTCAAAATAAAATTAGCTTCTCTATTTTTACATTAGCCCTACATTCATTAGTTGTTAAGTTGACACCTATTATGTGGGAATTCGGCTTAAAAGATTATCAAAAAGATAGATTAATTTTGTTCTTAGATCCCAATAGGGATCCATTAGGTGGGGGATATCATTTAATACAAAGTAAAATAGCAATTGGTTCCGGAGGACTTTTTGGTACTGGTTTATTAAATGGTAAACTGACAAATTTACAATTTATACCTGAACAACATACCGATTTTATATTTAGTGCTTTAGGAGAGGAATTAGGCTTTTTAGGGTGCATACTGGTTCTTTTTTTATTTTTTATTTTGATTAGTCAACTCGTAAAGATATCAAAAAATGCGAGAACTAATTTTGAGTCATTAATAGTTATTGGTATAGCTTCAACATTCTTATTTCAAATTATTATTAACTTATTCATGACTATTGGATTAGGCCCAGTAACAGGAATACCGCTACCTTTCATGAGTTATGGTAGGACTTCTTTATTGATTAATTTTATATGCATTGGCTTGGCATTATCTACATTAAATCGCTCTAGATCACTACGAAATAAATGA
- a CDS encoding anthranilate synthase component I family protein, with protein sequence MSSSQKDIFYKAYKEGKNFIPLIKTWPADLETPLSTWLKLSNENSHGVFLESVEGGENVGRWSIVAVNPLWEAVCHGKKTIKTWSCGKSTIYNEDPFDLLKTWTEEYKSYSLENLPYIGQLYGSWGYELINYVEPNVPINELEEKEIPYGSWMFFDQLVIFDQMKRCITAVVYADTASASASNIERIYKDSILKIDTIRDLMRLPLKETEVLNWNESRDLNIEISSNWNKKEFEDAVVSAKEYIKKGDIFQIVISQKFQAKVKSDPFNLYRSLRMVNPSPYMAFFDFGTWYLIGSSPEVMVKAEKNKNNQIVASLRPIAGTRPKGKDAEQDLKFEEELLSDPKEISEHVMLIDLGRNDLGRVCETGTVEVKDLMIIEKYSHVMHIVSEVEGVLKKNKGVWDLFKACFPAGTVTGAPKIRAMQLIKNFEKDARGPYAGVYGSIDINGALNTAITIRTMIVKPSNEGEYTVSVQAGAGIVADSSPVNEYQETINKAKGILMSLACLDR encoded by the coding sequence ATGAGCAGTTCTCAAAAAGATATTTTTTATAAGGCTTATAAAGAAGGTAAAAATTTTATACCTCTTATCAAAACTTGGCCTGCAGATTTAGAGACCCCATTATCAACATGGCTGAAACTTTCAAATGAAAATTCACATGGTGTCTTTCTTGAATCGGTTGAAGGTGGAGAAAATGTTGGCAGATGGAGCATCGTAGCTGTTAATCCTCTGTGGGAAGCTGTTTGTCATGGTAAAAAAACTATTAAAACTTGGAGTTGTGGAAAAAGTACAATATACAATGAAGATCCTTTTGATTTATTAAAAACTTGGACAGAAGAATATAAGTCTTATAGTTTAGAAAATTTACCTTACATTGGACAGTTATATGGTTCTTGGGGCTATGAATTAATTAATTATGTAGAACCTAATGTTCCTATTAATGAGTTAGAGGAGAAAGAAATACCCTATGGTTCTTGGATGTTTTTTGATCAATTAGTAATATTTGATCAAATGAAAAGATGTATAACTGCAGTAGTCTATGCTGATACCGCTAGCGCATCTGCATCTAATATTGAGAGAATTTATAAAGATTCTATTTTAAAAATTGATACAATTCGGGATTTAATGAGACTTCCACTTAAAGAAACAGAGGTTCTAAATTGGAATGAAAGTAGAGACTTGAATATTGAAATTTCAAGTAATTGGAATAAAAAAGAATTTGAAGATGCAGTCGTTTCTGCAAAAGAATATATTAAAAAAGGTGATATTTTTCAGATTGTTATAAGTCAAAAATTTCAAGCGAAGGTTAAAAGTGATCCCTTCAATCTATATAGGAGTTTAAGGATGGTTAATCCTTCTCCTTATATGGCATTCTTTGATTTTGGAACATGGTATCTCATAGGTTCTAGTCCTGAAGTAATGGTTAAAGCAGAGAAGAATAAAAACAATCAAATTGTTGCTAGCCTTCGACCTATAGCTGGGACTAGACCAAAAGGTAAAGATGCAGAACAAGATCTGAAGTTTGAGGAAGAGTTATTAAGTGATCCAAAAGAGATATCTGAACATGTAATGCTTATTGATCTTGGAAGAAATGATTTAGGAAGAGTATGCGAAACGGGTACGGTAGAGGTTAAAGATTTGATGATAATCGAAAAGTATTCACATGTTATGCACATAGTAAGCGAAGTTGAGGGTGTTTTGAAAAAGAATAAAGGAGTTTGGGATTTGTTTAAAGCATGTTTTCCTGCTGGTACAGTAACTGGGGCACCAAAAATAAGAGCTATGCAGCTAATTAAGAATTTTGAAAAAGATGCTAGAGGGCCATATGCTGGTGTTTATGGATCTATAGATATAAATGGTGCACTAAATACTGCAATAACGATAAGAACAATGATTGTTAAACCCTCGAATGAAGGGGAATATACAGTTTCTGTTCAAGCTGGCGCTGGGATAGTCGCAGATTCATCTCCTGTGAACGAATATCAAGAGACCATCAATAAAGCTAAAGGAATATTGATGTCATTGGCTTGTTTGGATAGATAA